In Quercus robur chromosome 11, dhQueRobu3.1, whole genome shotgun sequence, the following proteins share a genomic window:
- the LOC126706901 gene encoding pentatricopeptide repeat-containing protein MRL1, chloroplastic-like has product MTRQQQLDEQKPCLFLSLGLSLTPTSSSSSSSSILTSLSLSEILMDLTLSSNPQTLTLISITSFSSSSSSKLRSIRREFLGSTQTLRPLRSRTNHRRTKLGLLQFQSPKFLVRASLDSRSVLVVVAVVTFSAVSVFFLNRYRRKNNDSEGSRHPNFESSELGQDVMNWVFEGQIVGLIWRAT; this is encoded by the exons ATGACACGTCAGCAGCAACTGGATGAGCAAAAGCCATGTCTGTTTCTCTCCCTCGGACTTTCACTCACTCCCacatcctcttcttcttcttcttcctctatcctcacttctctctctctctctgaaattCTAATGGACTTGACTCTCTCTTCGAATCcccaaaccctaaccctaatctCAATTACttctttctcctcctcctcttcctccaaGCTCCGTTCCATCCGCAGAGAATTCCTCGGTTCCACACAAACTCTCAGGCCACTTCGCTCCCGAACTAACCACCGAAGAACAAAGCTAGGCCTTCTTCAATTCCAGTCCCCGAAATTTCTCGTACGAGCTTCTCTCGATTCTCGCTCCGTCCTCGTCGTGGTTGCCGTAGTCACTTTCTCCGCCGTCTCCGTCTTCTTCCTCAATCGCTATAGAAGAAAGAACAACGATAGCGAG GGGTCAAGACATCCAAATTTTGAGTCATCCGAACTAGGACAAGATGTTATGAATTGGGTCTTTGAAGGTCAGATTGTAGGCTTAATTTGGAGAGCTACATGA